In Streptomyces sp. NBC_00433, a single genomic region encodes these proteins:
- a CDS encoding sugar ABC transporter permease translates to MAVLTAAGRRATEGAGRGGRTTRGGGRRATRVPPAVLAFVLLPLLAEGFFVFWPALQGFYLSLTKWDGVSAPQFIGLGNYREMIHDTVFHTAMLDTVLWLALFGGLSALLGLGAALLLQQERRGVGFYRAALFLPVVFSLTATALVWQAMYQPDGLINKTMSGLGLGSLTHAWLADQDTALYAVIVPALWRQVGYVMVLYLAGLKGIDPALYEAAKVDGASRWQQFRHITLPQLRSVNAVVLSVIIIDSLRSFDVVWALTHGGPYHSSELLSTYMYSTAFQSLRLGYGSALAVVIFVLAFGVIASYLVRAFKEAD, encoded by the coding sequence ATGGCGGTACTCACCGCCGCGGGCCGGCGCGCCACGGAGGGCGCCGGCCGGGGCGGGCGCACGACACGCGGCGGGGGCCGGCGGGCCACCCGGGTCCCTCCTGCGGTACTCGCCTTCGTCCTGCTGCCGCTGCTCGCCGAGGGCTTCTTCGTCTTCTGGCCCGCCCTGCAGGGCTTCTACCTCTCGCTGACCAAGTGGGACGGCGTCTCGGCGCCGCAGTTCATCGGCCTGGGCAACTACCGGGAGATGATCCACGACACGGTCTTCCACACCGCGATGCTCGACACCGTGCTGTGGCTGGCACTGTTCGGCGGGCTGTCCGCGCTCCTGGGCCTCGGCGCCGCCCTGCTGCTGCAGCAGGAGCGCCGCGGGGTCGGCTTCTACCGGGCCGCGCTGTTCCTGCCGGTGGTCTTCTCGCTCACCGCCACCGCCCTGGTGTGGCAGGCGATGTACCAGCCCGACGGGCTGATCAACAAGACCATGTCGGGGCTCGGGCTCGGCAGCCTCACCCACGCGTGGCTCGCCGACCAGGACACCGCGCTCTACGCGGTGATCGTGCCCGCGCTGTGGCGCCAGGTCGGCTACGTCATGGTGCTCTACCTGGCCGGACTCAAGGGCATCGACCCGGCGCTGTACGAGGCCGCGAAGGTCGACGGCGCCTCCCGGTGGCAGCAGTTCCGGCACATCACCCTGCCGCAGCTGCGCAGCGTCAACGCCGTCGTCCTGTCGGTGATCATCATCGACAGCCTGCGCTCCTTCGACGTCGTCTGGGCACTCACCCACGGCGGCCCGTACCACTCCTCGGAACTGCTCAGCACCTACATGTACTCCACCGCCTTCCAGTCCCTTCGGCTCGGCTACGGCTCCGCGCTCGCCGTCGTCATCTTCGTGCTGGCCTTCGGCGTCATCGCCTCCTACCTGGTCCGGGCGTTCAAGGAGGCCGACTGA
- a CDS encoding carbohydrate ABC transporter permease gives MSVTDTAPDTAAGQDAPPAPRRSPRSARALWGTVAFHSGAGLLSVLWLVPIAVVLITATRSFDDIASHGLGSMPHSFTLGGFRQAWVDGGQQQALVNSLLVSIPTVLLSLLLASMAAFALSRYDMPFRRALLLLMLSGNLLPPQILLIPVDKLSEKLGIYDSLYALIGVQIGFGVGFYVFVLHGFMRAIPPEIQQAAVIDGAGPWQIYTRVIMPLARPALAALTALAFTWIFNDLLWAITVLRSEEKMPITASLLSLQGQYVSQWNVIAAGSVIAAAPTVIVFLRFQRHFVAGLNLGAVK, from the coding sequence ATGAGCGTCACCGACACCGCCCCCGACACCGCCGCGGGCCAGGACGCGCCGCCGGCCCCGCGCCGGTCCCCGAGGTCCGCGCGCGCCCTGTGGGGAACTGTCGCCTTCCACTCCGGCGCCGGGCTGCTGTCCGTACTGTGGCTCGTGCCCATCGCCGTCGTCCTGATCACCGCGACCCGGTCCTTCGACGACATCGCCTCGCACGGCCTGGGCAGCATGCCGCACTCCTTCACCCTCGGCGGCTTCCGGCAGGCCTGGGTGGACGGCGGGCAGCAGCAGGCCCTGGTCAACAGCCTGCTCGTCAGCATCCCGACGGTCCTGCTGTCCCTGCTGCTGGCCTCCATGGCCGCCTTCGCGCTGAGCCGGTACGACATGCCCTTCCGGCGGGCCCTGCTGCTGCTCATGCTCAGCGGCAACCTGCTGCCGCCGCAGATCCTGCTGATCCCGGTCGACAAGCTCAGCGAGAAACTCGGCATCTACGACTCGCTGTACGCGCTGATCGGCGTCCAGATCGGCTTCGGCGTCGGCTTCTACGTCTTCGTGCTGCACGGCTTCATGCGGGCCATCCCGCCGGAGATCCAGCAGGCCGCCGTGATCGACGGCGCAGGACCCTGGCAGATCTACACCCGTGTCATCATGCCGCTGGCCCGGCCCGCGCTGGCCGCGCTGACCGCGCTGGCCTTCACCTGGATCTTCAACGACCTGCTCTGGGCGATCACCGTCCTGCGCTCCGAGGAGAAGATGCCCATCACCGCGTCCCTGCTGAGCCTGCAGGGGCAGTACGTCTCCCAGTGGAACGTCATCGCGGCCGGATCGGTGATCGCCGCCGCCCCGACCGTCATCGTCTTCCTCCGTTTCCAGCGGCACTTCGTGGCCGGACTCAACCTGGGAGCCGTCAAGTGA
- a CDS encoding MEDS domain-containing protein: MRIAREVATLDSVDVGDHVCWLVASGDDYHGTARSYLTGGERAGDKMLVIGTPRTHWLEQHLPQGLLVDPVVERAEGRPWDAETLLGLVRREAQTAAGQGFRALRVLAQMDRTWPSGASAWEVARHEMGLDAVAASGKAIVVCSYPRESFSVPALELVAGVHPHHAGRRMKVPDFRMFCVGKDCWSVSGVVDFDGAAAFGTAVRELLASAATLRLHCHDLLLMDAAAMKALIEAVLSVEGRKVLIEGANSTVRRNWSLAGYQVPQIPVELVP; the protein is encoded by the coding sequence GTGAGGATCGCGCGCGAGGTGGCGACCCTTGACTCGGTGGACGTGGGTGACCATGTGTGCTGGCTGGTCGCGTCCGGCGACGACTACCACGGCACCGCCCGTTCCTACCTGACCGGTGGGGAGCGCGCCGGCGACAAGATGCTGGTCATCGGCACGCCACGGACCCACTGGCTGGAGCAGCACCTGCCCCAGGGCCTGCTGGTGGACCCTGTCGTCGAGCGCGCCGAGGGGCGGCCCTGGGACGCGGAGACGCTGCTGGGCCTGGTGCGCCGCGAGGCGCAGACCGCGGCGGGTCAGGGGTTCCGGGCGCTGCGGGTCCTGGCGCAGATGGACCGCACATGGCCCAGCGGCGCCAGTGCCTGGGAGGTGGCACGCCACGAGATGGGCCTGGACGCCGTGGCCGCCTCCGGTAAGGCGATCGTCGTGTGCTCCTACCCGCGCGAGTCTTTCTCGGTGCCCGCGCTGGAGCTGGTCGCGGGCGTGCATCCGCACCACGCGGGCAGACGGATGAAGGTGCCTGACTTTCGGATGTTCTGTGTGGGAAAGGACTGCTGGAGCGTGAGCGGGGTGGTGGACTTCGACGGCGCCGCGGCCTTCGGCACCGCGGTGCGCGAACTGCTGGCCTCCGCGGCCACCCTGCGTCTGCACTGTCATGACCTGCTGCTGATGGACGCAGCCGCCATGAAGGCCCTCATCGAAGCGGTCCTGTCGGTCGAGGGCCGTAAGGTGCTGATCGAGGGAGCGAACTCCACGGTGCGCCGCAACTGGTCCCTGGCCGGATACCAGGTCCCGCAGATCCCGGTGGAGCTGGTCCCGTGA
- a CDS encoding sensor histidine kinase, whose protein sequence is MNDHVTAQADPDTKGRGFRHELFPYQGETAFLEGAVSFIEDAVAGSETVLVAVGATKQEILRQELAGTDAAKSVTYLDAAELGRRPGRLIAAWADRITDSTAKGQPVRAISESQWTGRTPRERAELHYHEWLLNRAFTATPAWWLLCPYDTTSVEADVLRSARSNHPLLRDAQSGPNADYQDGPYPFPDLSAPCDPHQEFVFHAGDLAQVRDKVTACAGAHHLESARLLDLLAAVTEAAANSIRHGGGTGTLRIWTEQNELICEVRDTGHLQDPLAGRLRPSHDQIGGRGLWLIHQLCDLVQIRTTQDGTTVRMITALS, encoded by the coding sequence GTGAACGACCACGTGACAGCACAGGCCGACCCGGACACGAAAGGCCGGGGCTTTCGCCACGAGCTCTTCCCCTACCAGGGCGAGACCGCCTTCCTGGAGGGCGCCGTATCCTTCATCGAGGACGCCGTGGCCGGCAGCGAAACCGTCCTGGTGGCCGTCGGCGCCACCAAGCAGGAGATCCTGCGCCAGGAACTGGCCGGCACCGACGCCGCCAAGTCCGTCACCTACCTGGATGCCGCAGAACTGGGCCGCCGCCCAGGGCGGCTGATCGCCGCCTGGGCCGACCGCATCACCGACAGCACGGCCAAAGGACAACCGGTCCGCGCGATCAGTGAATCCCAGTGGACGGGCCGCACACCGCGCGAACGCGCCGAACTCCACTACCACGAATGGCTCCTGAACCGGGCGTTCACCGCCACTCCGGCCTGGTGGCTGCTGTGCCCCTACGACACCACCAGCGTCGAGGCGGATGTCCTGCGATCAGCGCGCAGCAACCATCCGCTGCTGCGTGACGCGCAGAGCGGCCCCAATGCCGACTACCAGGACGGCCCTTACCCGTTCCCGGACCTGAGCGCCCCCTGCGACCCCCACCAGGAGTTCGTCTTCCACGCCGGGGACCTGGCCCAGGTACGGGACAAGGTCACCGCCTGCGCCGGCGCCCACCACCTTGAGTCCGCGCGGCTGCTGGACCTGCTCGCGGCCGTCACCGAGGCCGCCGCCAACAGCATCCGCCACGGCGGCGGCACCGGCACCCTGCGCATCTGGACCGAACAGAACGAACTCATCTGCGAAGTCCGCGACACCGGACACCTCCAGGACCCCCTGGCCGGACGCCTGCGCCCGAGCCACGACCAGATCGGCGGCCGGGGGCTGTGGCTCATCCACCAGCTCTGCGACCTCGTCCAGATCCGCACCACCCAGGACGGAACAACAGTCAGAATGATCACCGCCCTGAGCTGA
- a CDS encoding glycoside hydrolase family 27 protein, protein MTSHRSGLTRAPRAVAAVGAAALLALAVPGTAQAVGHHHGPAGQPAAGVPAYYDSGLAPTPFMGWNTYYGLGAPTETQVRSVADYLVASGLRESGYDIVWLDGGWQAATPRDAAGRLTADPERFPSGIPALVKYLHQRGLKAGIYTDAGDYDPASCGLGSRGHYQQDADQFAGWQIDAVKVDFLCGIGEKLEPGPAFKEFSDAVAKSGRPMLLNLCNPLTDDWGLPHTPGQDAHNTFVYGPTSADSWRTGTDIAWGSPTAGEFPNVLRNMDANAWHPEAQGPGRWNDPDYLVPMRQLSDGSYEMNQEESTTQLVMWAEMASPLIIGSDPRTLPKAMIDTLRNPEILAVDQDPLGIQGVRVATDGTGDTYSKVLQGSGRRAVVLLNRSDQPAVRTLAFAQAGLTGAVTVRDLRARADRGTHTGTYAVTVPAHGTAMFGLTGTDDAPGVKLGGPSSVSAADPALVRDGDTLTAFTQDADGSLRATTGRDGRWSGSGTGLGGPTGGRFLGQPAAYASPGRIDVFVRGMDDHAYLRTYAQGRWGRWQDLGGRIADAPTAAYRGPGAWTLFAAGADGTVTSRGPATGWTSIGAPAGVALYGRPSAVADAAGRVHVAVRGADDTVWSRDADASGTWSDWTSLGGTISAAPTLVTTGGSVQLLARAADYTLWQRTYDATQGSWGGWFPQSAFVSNAFDGAMGATSGPNGQVLAVSRGVGGVVRQSSF, encoded by the coding sequence ATGACTTCGCATCGTTCAGGGCTGACACGCGCCCCCAGGGCGGTCGCCGCGGTGGGCGCCGCGGCACTGCTGGCGCTGGCCGTTCCCGGTACGGCCCAGGCGGTCGGCCACCACCACGGTCCGGCCGGACAGCCGGCCGCCGGGGTGCCCGCGTACTACGACAGCGGCCTCGCTCCGACGCCCTTCATGGGCTGGAACACCTACTACGGGCTGGGCGCGCCGACCGAGACCCAGGTCAGGAGCGTCGCCGACTACCTGGTCGCCAGCGGGCTGCGGGAGAGCGGCTACGACATCGTCTGGCTCGACGGCGGCTGGCAGGCCGCCACCCCGCGTGACGCCGCGGGCCGGCTGACCGCCGACCCCGAGCGCTTCCCTTCGGGCATCCCGGCGTTGGTCAAGTACCTGCACCAGCGCGGGCTGAAGGCCGGCATCTACACCGACGCGGGGGACTACGACCCGGCCAGCTGCGGGCTCGGCAGCCGGGGCCACTACCAGCAGGACGCCGACCAGTTCGCCGGCTGGCAGATCGACGCCGTCAAGGTCGACTTCCTGTGCGGGATCGGCGAGAAGCTCGAACCGGGCCCCGCCTTCAAGGAGTTCAGCGACGCGGTGGCCAAGTCCGGCCGCCCGATGCTGCTGAATCTGTGCAATCCGCTCACCGACGACTGGGGCCTGCCGCACACCCCCGGGCAGGACGCGCACAACACCTTCGTCTACGGACCGACGTCCGCGGACTCCTGGCGGACCGGGACGGACATCGCGTGGGGCTCGCCGACCGCGGGTGAGTTCCCGAACGTGCTGCGCAACATGGACGCCAACGCCTGGCACCCCGAGGCCCAGGGGCCGGGCCGCTGGAACGACCCCGACTACCTGGTCCCGATGCGGCAACTCAGCGACGGCTCCTACGAGATGAACCAGGAGGAGTCCACCACCCAGCTGGTGATGTGGGCCGAGATGGCCTCGCCGCTGATCATCGGCTCCGACCCGCGCACGCTGCCGAAGGCGATGATCGACACCCTGCGCAACCCGGAGATCCTCGCCGTGGACCAGGACCCGCTGGGCATCCAGGGTGTGCGGGTCGCCACGGACGGCACCGGCGACACGTACAGCAAGGTCCTCCAGGGGTCCGGGCGCCGCGCGGTCGTCCTGCTCAACCGCTCCGACCAGCCGGCCGTGCGGACCCTGGCCTTCGCCCAGGCCGGGCTGACGGGCGCGGTGACCGTACGCGACCTGCGGGCCCGCGCGGACCGGGGTACGCACACCGGCACCTACGCGGTCACGGTGCCCGCGCACGGCACCGCGATGTTCGGGCTGACGGGTACCGACGACGCCCCCGGTGTGAAGCTCGGCGGCCCGTCCTCCGTCTCCGCCGCCGATCCGGCGCTGGTGCGCGACGGCGACACGCTGACCGCCTTCACCCAGGACGCCGACGGCTCGCTGCGCGCCACGACCGGCCGTGACGGACGCTGGTCCGGCTCCGGCACCGGCCTCGGCGGCCCGACCGGCGGCCGGTTCCTCGGCCAGCCCGCCGCCTACGCCTCCCCGGGGCGGATCGATGTCTTCGTCCGCGGCATGGACGACCACGCCTACCTGCGGACGTACGCCCAGGGCAGGTGGGGCCGCTGGCAGGACCTCGGCGGGCGCATCGCCGACGCGCCCACCGCCGCCTACCGGGGCCCCGGCGCCTGGACGCTGTTCGCCGCCGGCGCCGACGGCACGGTGACCAGCCGGGGTCCCGCCACCGGCTGGACGTCGATCGGGGCTCCGGCCGGAGTGGCGCTCTACGGCCGTCCGTCGGCCGTGGCGGACGCCGCCGGCCGGGTCCACGTCGCGGTCCGCGGAGCGGACGACACGGTGTGGTCGCGGGACGCGGACGCCTCGGGCACCTGGTCCGACTGGACCTCGCTCGGCGGCACGATCAGCGCCGCCCCGACGCTGGTGACGACCGGCGGCAGCGTGCAACTGCTGGCGCGCGCCGCGGACTACACGCTGTGGCAGCGCACCTACGACGCCACGCAGGGTAGTTGGGGCGGCTGGTTCCCGCAGAGCGCCTTCGTGAGCAATGCCTTCGACGGTGCGATGGGCGCCACTTCCGGGCCGAACGGCCAGGTCCTCGCCGTCTCGCGCGGCGTGGGCGGTGTGGTCCGGCAGAGCTCGTTCTGA
- a CDS encoding DinB family protein → MAETQRRPVPRNDDGELDTATAFLSFARQCVVKKTEGLTEEQLRRVLVESGTTLLGLVHHLTLAERFWFGYHVAGRESDHPGDVGMQVPAGRSAVQVLADYHAAITASDAAILSVGDLEKPVAIPVDGTLHSVRWVVAHMSSETTRHAGHADILREQIDGTTGR, encoded by the coding sequence ATGGCTGAGACCCAGCGCCGCCCGGTGCCCCGCAACGACGATGGTGAACTGGACACCGCGACGGCTTTCCTGTCCTTCGCCAGACAGTGCGTGGTGAAGAAGACCGAGGGCCTGACGGAGGAGCAACTGCGGCGGGTCCTGGTCGAGTCGGGGACCACGTTGCTGGGCCTGGTCCATCACCTGACTCTGGCGGAGCGGTTCTGGTTCGGCTACCACGTGGCCGGTCGGGAGTCGGACCACCCTGGGGACGTCGGCATGCAGGTGCCGGCCGGTCGCAGCGCCGTGCAGGTGCTCGCCGACTACCACGCGGCAATCACGGCCAGCGACGCCGCGATTCTCTCCGTCGGCGACCTGGAAAAGCCCGTCGCGATACCGGTCGACGGCACGCTGCACTCGGTGCGGTGGGTCGTCGCCCACATGAGCAGCGAGACCACCCGGCACGCCGGCCACGCCGATATCCTGCGCGAACAGATCGACGGGACGACCGGGCGCTGA
- a CDS encoding acetylserotonin O-methyltransferase, translating into MRMLQAPLVTQALTVAAELGIADLVAGGPRTVEDLAAQVKADPAALYRLLRALAGSGVFTEVSPRTFASTALAEPLRQDGEGSLRNITRLWGIPERQAAIGALLHSVLTGEPSFPHLHGITWWSHLAARPDQAAVFAAAMGDLSRRLHAAACDAYDLSHVGELVDVGGGHGHLVAALLRRHPALRATVFDQPDVVQHASDVLAGAGVADRAHVVGGDFFAEVPAGADAYLMSMILHDWDDTGALSVLKNVRRAMGAGSELLVIDLILPEGDVPHVGKLSDLVMLTLHPGQERTRAEFENLFECAGLRLRETRDMASSTGLLVAVPAS; encoded by the coding sequence ATGCGCATGTTGCAAGCGCCATTGGTCACCCAGGCGCTGACCGTGGCCGCCGAGTTGGGGATCGCCGATCTCGTCGCCGGGGGACCACGCACCGTGGAGGATCTCGCGGCCCAGGTCAAGGCCGATCCTGCCGCGCTGTACCGGCTGTTGCGGGCGCTGGCCGGGTCGGGTGTCTTCACCGAGGTGTCCCCCCGGACGTTCGCCTCCACCGCGCTCGCCGAGCCGCTGAGGCAGGACGGGGAGGGCTCCCTGCGGAACATCACGAGGCTGTGGGGGATCCCGGAGCGGCAGGCGGCCATCGGGGCGCTGCTGCACAGCGTGCTCACCGGTGAGCCGTCCTTCCCCCACCTCCACGGCATCACCTGGTGGTCGCACCTGGCGGCGCGACCCGACCAGGCCGCGGTTTTCGCCGCCGCCATGGGGGATCTGTCCCGGCGTCTGCACGCGGCCGCGTGCGACGCCTACGACCTGTCGCACGTGGGAGAGCTGGTGGACGTCGGTGGCGGGCACGGGCACCTCGTGGCCGCGCTGCTGCGCCGCCACCCCGCCCTCAGGGCCACCGTCTTCGACCAGCCGGACGTGGTCCAGCACGCCTCGGACGTCCTGGCGGGAGCGGGGGTTGCGGACCGGGCGCACGTCGTGGGCGGCGACTTCTTCGCCGAGGTGCCCGCAGGCGCCGACGCCTACCTGATGTCGATGATCCTGCACGACTGGGACGACACCGGGGCGCTGTCCGTCCTGAAGAACGTGCGGCGGGCCATGGGCGCAGGCAGCGAACTGCTGGTGATCGACCTCATCCTGCCGGAGGGCGATGTCCCGCACGTCGGCAAACTGAGCGACCTCGTCATGCTCACCCTGCATCCCGGACAGGAGCGCACGAGGGCAGAATTCGAAAACTTGTTTGAGTGTGCGGGGCTGCGGCTGCGCGAGACGCGTGACATGGCGTCCTCCACCGGTCTGCTGGTCGCAGTCCCAGCATCCTGA
- a CDS encoding transposase, which produces MTDAQWARIEPLLPDRTPRRGGDRRAPVVAFHLGSAGTETEAGSGDGPAAGAVLLAVRVNDDLLGGWELTPSGEITFAER; this is translated from the coding sequence TTGACTGACGCACAGTGGGCGCGGATCGAGCCGTTGCTGCCGGACCGGACGCCCAGGCGGGGCGGTGACCGCAGGGCTCCCGTCGTCGCCTTCCACCTCGGCTCGGCAGGGACCGAGACAGAGGCAGGCTCGGGCGACGGTCCCGCGGCTGGCGCGGTCCTCCTCGCGGTCCGCGTCAACGACGACCTGCTCGGCGGATGGGAACTCACGCCGTCCGGGGAGATCACCTTCGCTGAGCGTTGA
- a CDS encoding extracellular solute-binding protein — protein sequence MNTAPIPPTNRRQFLAGAGAIGAAALMSGCVTSSSSDAGGTSQSSGGSVTLQSNLSSPQAKTAMENLTAAYNKRGGGKAKLNTVASETFRTQLPTYLTSANPPDLLTWYPGSVADAYAKKGLLLDVSEIWTKGELAGYSDAQKKLCSDSSGAKVFVPASYYWWGVFYKKSNFAKWGVQEPKTWDDFIALCKTLKSKGVAPIGLGAGGDTAWVASAWFDYLDIRINGAQYHRDLLAGRHSFDDPQVHKVFDKWAEVLPYFDPNGTALAFQDATTAMLNNRTGMMLIGTFFADAAPKDQLDDIDFFQFPIIDPSVPVAEEGPTDGYFASAHTAHKEQTLDLMSYLATAEAQELYIKGSSGTSLPTNPKAKDSGTPLVKKGRALIEGATEVTQFFNRDSSDALQPTADTALTKFLAKPKEINSILTAWQRDAQKIWSQ from the coding sequence ATGAACACCGCACCCATCCCGCCGACCAACCGCCGCCAGTTCCTCGCCGGCGCCGGCGCCATCGGCGCCGCCGCCCTGATGAGCGGCTGCGTCACCTCCAGCTCGTCCGACGCGGGCGGCACCAGCCAGTCGTCCGGCGGCAGCGTGACGCTCCAGTCCAACCTGTCCTCGCCGCAGGCGAAGACCGCGATGGAGAACCTCACCGCCGCCTACAACAAGCGCGGCGGCGGCAAGGCCAAGCTCAACACCGTCGCCTCCGAGACCTTCCGCACCCAGCTGCCGACGTACCTCACCTCCGCCAACCCGCCGGACCTGCTGACCTGGTACCCCGGCTCGGTCGCGGACGCGTACGCGAAGAAGGGCCTGCTGCTCGACGTCAGCGAGATCTGGACCAAGGGCGAACTCGCCGGCTACTCGGACGCGCAGAAGAAGCTGTGCAGCGACTCCTCCGGCGCGAAGGTGTTCGTCCCCGCCAGCTACTACTGGTGGGGCGTGTTCTACAAGAAGTCCAACTTCGCCAAGTGGGGCGTGCAGGAGCCCAAGACCTGGGACGACTTCATAGCCCTGTGCAAGACGCTCAAGTCCAAGGGCGTCGCCCCGATCGGGCTCGGCGCCGGCGGTGACACCGCGTGGGTCGCGTCGGCGTGGTTCGACTACCTCGACATCCGCATCAACGGCGCCCAGTACCACCGCGACCTGCTCGCCGGACGCCACAGCTTCGACGACCCGCAGGTGCACAAGGTCTTCGACAAGTGGGCCGAGGTGCTGCCCTACTTCGACCCCAACGGCACGGCGCTCGCCTTCCAGGACGCCACCACGGCGATGCTCAACAACCGCACCGGCATGATGCTGATCGGCACCTTCTTCGCCGACGCGGCGCCCAAGGACCAGCTGGACGACATCGACTTCTTCCAGTTCCCGATCATCGACCCGAGCGTCCCGGTCGCAGAGGAGGGCCCCACCGACGGCTACTTCGCCAGCGCGCACACCGCGCACAAGGAGCAGACGCTGGACCTGATGAGCTACCTGGCCACGGCCGAGGCGCAGGAGCTGTACATCAAGGGCTCGTCCGGCACCTCGCTGCCGACCAACCCCAAGGCCAAGGATTCCGGCACCCCGCTGGTCAAGAAGGGCCGCGCGCTGATCGAAGGCGCCACCGAGGTCACGCAGTTCTTCAACCGCGACTCCAGCGACGCGCTGCAGCCGACCGCCGACACCGCGCTGACGAAGTTCCTCGCCAAGCCCAAGGAGATCAACTCCATCCTCACGGCCTGGCAGCGGGACGCGCAGAAGATCTGGAGCCAGTGA